A part of Bartonella quintana genomic DNA contains:
- the plsY gene encoding glycerol-3-phosphate 1-O-acyltransferase PlsY yields the protein MNESETLFQFYTWSIFLMSYLIGSIPFGLLFTRLAKLGDVRAIGSGNIGATNVLRTGNKKVATLTLLCDILKGTVVVLVIKFLNDPIENSIIISLVGFFAFLGHLFPIWLKFKGGKGVATYLGVCLGYYWPAAIVFIIVWIMFFILTRYSSLSALIAVIITPIFVYFSYPHLYAHCILVMMSIFVIIKHHANIARLLIGKESKIGTQNRDK from the coding sequence ATGAATGAAAGTGAAACACTTTTTCAGTTCTATACATGGTCTATCTTTCTGATGTCTTATCTCATTGGATCTATTCCGTTTGGTCTGCTTTTTACGAGATTAGCCAAACTTGGCGATGTAAGAGCAATTGGTTCCGGAAATATTGGAGCTACAAATGTTTTACGAACAGGAAATAAAAAAGTTGCTACTCTTACGCTTCTTTGCGATATATTGAAAGGAACTGTTGTTGTTCTTGTTATAAAATTTTTAAATGATCCGATAGAAAACAGCATCATTATTTCTTTAGTTGGTTTTTTTGCTTTCTTGGGACATCTTTTTCCCATATGGCTTAAATTTAAAGGTGGCAAGGGAGTTGCAACCTATCTGGGTGTATGCTTAGGATATTATTGGCCAGCAGCAATTGTTTTCATTATTGTATGGATAATGTTTTTTATACTGACACGTTATTCTTCATTATCCGCACTCATTGCTGTTATTATCACTCCAATATTTGTTTATTTTTCCTATCCTCATCTCTATGCTCATTGTATATTGGTCATGATGAGTATATTCGTAATTATAAAACATCACGCAAACATCGCTAGATTATTAATTGGGAAAGAAAGCAAGATTGGTACTCAAAACAGGGATAAATAA
- a CDS encoding dihydroorotase: protein MTKPSVFQNARIIDPSRTIDEIGTVIVENGLITVAGKEALNQGVPEGAEIINAQNKAILPGLVDVCVFMGESRSEYCETIASASQSAAAGGITSFLMMPDTHPIIDNVALVKFITQTAQEISSVNIYPVAAITQGFNGQEIAEFGLLRDAGAVAFSEGKKTLQNSSVMRHAMTYARDFDVPLIHETQDKDLTGQGVMNEGLLASWLGLSGIPREAEVIPLERDLRLAALTQTRYHAAQISTALSADALRLGKQRNQKISAGVSINHLSLNENDIGEYRTSFRLMPPLRTEEDRIAMIEAIKDGTVDIIVSSHDPQGIDRKHLPFSNAAVGAIGMETLLSAALRLYHNKTISLLRLTDLLSTTPAKLFGLNAGTLRKGAHADLILVDLDEPWIVSTEKLYSRSKNTPFANARFQGRVLQTFVKGQLVFKLDQ from the coding sequence ATGACAAAACCAAGCGTTTTTCAAAACGCTCGTATTATTGATCCTTCCCGTACAATCGATGAAATTGGTACAGTTATTGTTGAAAATGGACTGATTACAGTAGCTGGAAAAGAGGCGCTCAATCAGGGCGTTCCTGAAGGAGCAGAAATTATTAATGCGCAAAATAAAGCAATCCTCCCTGGACTTGTTGATGTTTGTGTTTTTATGGGGGAATCAAGAAGTGAATACTGTGAAACAATTGCTTCAGCAAGTCAATCTGCAGCAGCAGGTGGCATTACTTCCTTCCTTATGATGCCAGACACGCATCCAATCATCGATAATGTAGCACTTGTTAAATTTATTACGCAGACAGCGCAAGAAATCTCATCAGTTAATATTTATCCCGTTGCTGCAATCACTCAAGGTTTCAACGGTCAGGAAATAGCCGAATTTGGCTTGCTAAGAGATGCAGGAGCTGTTGCCTTCAGTGAAGGAAAAAAAACACTTCAAAATTCATCTGTTATGCGGCATGCAATGACTTATGCACGCGACTTTGATGTCCCCTTGATACACGAAACACAAGACAAGGATCTCACAGGACAAGGTGTTATGAATGAAGGTCTTCTAGCAAGTTGGCTTGGTCTTTCTGGAATACCCCGTGAAGCAGAAGTTATCCCACTGGAAAGAGATTTGCGCTTAGCAGCATTAACACAAACACGCTATCATGCTGCGCAAATATCGACAGCACTATCTGCTGACGCACTTCGTTTAGGCAAGCAACGGAATCAGAAGATTTCAGCTGGTGTATCCATTAATCACTTGTCTCTTAACGAAAATGACATTGGTGAATATCGTACCTCTTTCCGTCTCATGCCCCCATTGCGTACAGAAGAAGATAGGATAGCGATGATTGAGGCGATAAAAGATGGAACAGTAGATATTATCGTTTCATCCCATGATCCTCAAGGTATTGATAGAAAACATCTACCATTTAGTAATGCAGCTGTGGGAGCCATTGGTATGGAAACTTTATTGAGTGCGGCCTTACGCCTTTATCATAACAAAACCATATCTCTTCTTCGATTAACTGATCTTTTGTCAACAACACCTGCAAAACTCTTTGGCCTTAATGCAGGAACACTTAGAAAAGGTGCTCATGCAGATCTTATTTTGGTTGACCTTGATGAGCCATGGATAGTTTCTACAGAAAAGCTGTATTCACGTTCAAAAAATACACCTTTCGCAAATGCACGCTTCCAGGGACGTGTCCTCCAAACCTTTGTTAAAGGACAATTAGTTTTTAAACTTGATCAATAA